A single window of Pseudoduganella plicata DNA harbors:
- the pcnB gene encoding polynucleotide adenylyltransferase PcnB, producing the protein MIKKFIRKILGVKEARNTGEPEVLGPEQHGIDPKMVSANAVRVTSTLQEAGFEAFVVGGAVRDLLLGVKPKDFDVATNATPEQVKRLFRRAFIIGRRFQIVHVMFGQDLLEVTTFRGTATAAAPKDEHGRVLRDNTFGTQAEDAERRDFTINAMYYNPATQQVLDYHGGMKDIRARTLRIIGQPEARFREDPVRMLRVVRFAAKLKFDIEPSTAAPIPVMAPLIDNVPAARVFDEMLKLLMSGHALACLQQLRKEGLHHGLLPLLDVVLEQPLGFKFVTLALDSTDRRIAAGKTVSPGFLFASLLWHQVLEKWNAYQAAGESPIPALHVAADEVLDSQTEKLALQRKIGSDMRDIWAMQPRFERRNGKNPYKLLEHVRFRAGYDFLLLRCASGEIDQELGDWWTAFYEADEATRADLVSSAAGTGAKRKRPARRGQRHKDDLEAGAGHDEQDGPDVHAQVDAADDEGEEADSFNADSAAAAAPRKRRRGPRRRKPGGEGGGPPPDDVPFNTGH; encoded by the coding sequence ATGATTAAGAAATTCATCCGCAAGATCCTGGGCGTCAAGGAAGCCCGCAACACCGGCGAGCCTGAAGTACTGGGACCGGAGCAGCACGGCATCGACCCTAAAATGGTGTCGGCCAACGCCGTCCGCGTCACCTCCACCCTGCAGGAAGCGGGCTTCGAGGCATTCGTCGTCGGCGGCGCCGTGCGCGACCTGCTGCTGGGCGTCAAACCGAAGGACTTCGACGTGGCGACCAACGCCACGCCCGAGCAGGTCAAGCGCCTGTTCCGGCGCGCCTTCATCATCGGCCGGCGCTTCCAGATCGTGCACGTGATGTTCGGCCAGGACCTGCTGGAAGTGACGACGTTCCGCGGCACCGCCACGGCCGCGGCACCGAAGGACGAACATGGCCGCGTCCTGCGCGACAACACCTTCGGCACCCAGGCGGAGGATGCCGAGCGGCGCGACTTCACCATCAACGCGATGTACTACAACCCTGCCACCCAGCAGGTGCTGGACTACCACGGCGGCATGAAGGACATCCGCGCCCGCACGCTGCGCATCATCGGCCAGCCGGAAGCGCGCTTCCGCGAAGACCCGGTGCGCATGCTGCGCGTGGTGCGCTTCGCGGCCAAGCTCAAATTCGATATCGAACCATCGACGGCCGCGCCGATTCCGGTGATGGCGCCGCTGATCGACAACGTGCCGGCCGCGCGCGTGTTCGATGAAATGCTCAAGCTCCTGATGAGCGGCCACGCGCTGGCCTGCCTGCAGCAGTTGCGCAAGGAAGGCTTGCATCACGGTCTGCTGCCGCTGCTGGACGTGGTGCTGGAGCAGCCGCTAGGCTTCAAGTTCGTCACGCTGGCGCTGGACTCGACGGATCGCCGCATCGCCGCCGGCAAGACGGTCTCGCCCGGCTTCCTGTTTGCCTCGCTGCTGTGGCACCAGGTGCTGGAAAAATGGAACGCCTACCAGGCCGCCGGCGAATCGCCGATTCCCGCGCTGCATGTGGCTGCCGACGAGGTGCTCGACTCGCAGACGGAGAAACTGGCACTGCAGCGCAAGATCGGTTCGGACATGCGCGACATCTGGGCGATGCAGCCACGCTTCGAGCGCCGCAACGGCAAGAACCCGTACAAGCTGCTGGAGCACGTGCGCTTCCGCGCCGGCTACGACTTCCTGCTGCTGCGCTGCGCTTCCGGCGAGATCGACCAGGAACTGGGCGACTGGTGGACAGCCTTTTATGAAGCCGACGAAGCCACGCGCGCCGACCTGGTGTCGTCCGCTGCCGGCACGGGCGCCAAACGCAAGCGCCCGGCCCGCCGTGGCCAGCGCCACAAGGACGACCTGGAAGCGGGCGCTGGCCATGATGAGCAGGACGGCCCGGACGTTCATGCCCAGGTCGACGCAGCCGACGATGAGGGTGAGGAAGCGGACAGCTTCAATGCCGATAGCGCGGCCGCTGCGGCACCGCGCAAGCGCCGCCGTGGCCCGCGCCGCCGCAAACCCGGTGGCGAAGGCGGCGGCCCGCCGCCCGACGATGTGCCGTTCAACACGGGCCATTGA
- the folK gene encoding 2-amino-4-hydroxy-6-hydroxymethyldihydropteridine diphosphokinase, with protein sequence MRSAVAYIGIGANLGDARANVLDAVARMRRLPATTVTGVSSLYRTAPIDSSGDDYINAVARIETALDAEALLRALHDIEQQHGRERPYRNAPRTLDLDVLLYGDAQIASPTLTVPHPRLTQRAFVLVPLLELAPSIVIPGLGPAAAFAAGVADQAIAILH encoded by the coding sequence ATGCGCAGTGCGGTGGCCTACATCGGCATCGGTGCCAACCTGGGCGACGCCCGCGCCAACGTGCTCGATGCCGTGGCCCGGATGCGCCGCCTGCCCGCCACGACCGTGACGGGCGTTTCATCGCTGTACCGCACCGCCCCGATCGACTCTTCCGGCGACGACTACATCAACGCCGTCGCGCGCATCGAGACGGCGCTCGATGCCGAGGCGCTGCTGCGGGCGCTGCACGACATCGAGCAGCAGCACGGCCGCGAACGGCCGTACCGCAATGCCCCGCGCACGCTGGACCTCGACGTGCTGCTGTACGGCGACGCACAGATCGCCAGCCCCACGCTGACGGTGCCGCATCCGCGCCTGACGCAACGGGCGTTCGTGCTGGTACCGCTACTGGAACTGGCGCCATCGATCGTCATCCCCGGCCTCGGTCCCGCCGCCGCATTCGCGGCCGGCGTGGCGGACCAGGCCATCGCCATCCTGCACTGA
- a CDS encoding DMT family protein, with amino-acid sequence MQLPVIVQTAGLLTLSNVFMTVAWYGHLKNLSGKPWWIAALISWGIALFEYLLQVPANRIGHTQYSLAQLKIMQEAITLTVFVPFAMIYMNQPFKTDYIWAALCLVGAVYFIFRS; translated from the coding sequence ATGCAACTTCCCGTCATCGTCCAGACCGCCGGCCTGCTGACCCTGTCCAACGTCTTCATGACGGTCGCGTGGTACGGCCACCTGAAAAACCTGTCTGGCAAGCCCTGGTGGATCGCCGCACTGATCAGCTGGGGCATTGCCCTGTTCGAGTACCTGCTGCAGGTGCCGGCCAACCGCATCGGCCACACGCAATACAGCCTCGCGCAGCTCAAAATCATGCAGGAAGCGATCACGCTGACGGTGTTCGTGCCGTTTGCGATGATCTACATGAACCAGCCGTTCAAGACCGACTACATCTGGGCCGCCTTGTGCCTGGTGGGGGCGGTGTACTTCATCTTCCGCAGCTGA
- a CDS encoding FAD/NAD(P)-binding protein, with protein sequence MVITIVGGGATALAFLYNYIASVPSGQQPETTVYLVEKRGVFGPGAAYARDVSSNLLNTKTGFITPFHDRPGDFYNWLRENEWAWWRNFPAFDLHPDSYAPRPLFGMYLQAKMAWMVKHALTVNVRIIQVDAEVNDIAMVGNSCVARTNCSLTLTSDHVFLCCGTLPAKPAAFAGEVGRILPSPYPVAELPHRIAPDANVGIVGARLSCIDAVIGLVESGHRGPIAIHSRSGYFPCVRGTQGRIVPKFLEQGHLEALVRQKGRLRLTDIVDLVRQEIAHATQGDLPRDMPLPPAPPKDLAAYLEQEIELARSPRPWQAVLYSTNAVIDQLWMALRDSDKGLFLSDYFSAFMSYRVSIPTENAARILRYLKSGQLSFHAGEFAIEADGDGKPVIRTSSQAALGYDYLINATGSPRATKRLESTLLANLLQRGMAVEHPLGGIAVDRHNYEVIGRFPGKTRLHAMGELTTGTFFFTSALDINARHARNCATAFAASVFRQDSVGMEQAAAAG encoded by the coding sequence ATGGTCATCACTATCGTGGGCGGCGGCGCTACGGCGCTCGCATTCCTGTACAACTACATCGCCTCCGTGCCGTCCGGGCAGCAGCCCGAGACCACGGTCTACCTGGTCGAGAAGCGCGGCGTGTTCGGCCCCGGCGCGGCTTACGCACGCGACGTGTCGTCGAATCTGCTCAACACGAAAACGGGATTCATCACGCCGTTCCACGACCGGCCGGGCGACTTCTACAACTGGCTGCGGGAGAACGAGTGGGCCTGGTGGCGTAACTTCCCCGCCTTCGACCTGCACCCCGACAGCTATGCGCCGCGTCCCCTGTTCGGCATGTATTTGCAGGCGAAGATGGCGTGGATGGTCAAGCATGCGCTCACGGTCAATGTGCGCATTATCCAGGTCGACGCGGAGGTGAACGACATCGCCATGGTCGGCAACAGCTGCGTGGCGCGGACCAACTGCAGCCTGACCCTGACGTCGGACCACGTCTTCCTGTGCTGCGGCACGCTGCCCGCGAAGCCGGCGGCGTTTGCCGGTGAGGTGGGCCGCATCCTGCCGAGCCCATATCCGGTCGCGGAGCTGCCGCACAGGATCGCGCCGGACGCCAATGTCGGCATCGTCGGCGCCCGCCTCAGTTGCATCGATGCCGTCATCGGGCTGGTCGAGTCGGGCCATCGCGGCCCGATCGCCATCCACTCGCGCAGCGGCTATTTTCCGTGCGTGCGCGGCACCCAGGGCCGCATCGTGCCGAAGTTCCTGGAACAAGGCCACCTGGAAGCGCTGGTGCGCCAGAAGGGCAGGTTGCGCCTGACCGATATCGTGGACCTGGTGCGGCAGGAAATCGCCCACGCCACCCAAGGCGACCTGCCGCGCGACATGCCCCTGCCGCCCGCGCCGCCGAAGGATCTGGCCGCGTATCTGGAGCAGGAAATCGAACTGGCCCGCTCACCCCGCCCCTGGCAGGCGGTACTGTACTCGACCAATGCCGTCATCGATCAGCTGTGGATGGCGCTGCGCGACAGCGACAAGGGACTGTTCCTGTCCGATTACTTCAGCGCGTTCATGAGCTATCGCGTGTCGATTCCAACGGAAAATGCGGCCAGGATCCTGCGTTATCTGAAATCCGGGCAGCTGAGTTTCCATGCGGGCGAGTTTGCCATCGAGGCGGATGGCGACGGCAAGCCTGTCATCCGCACGAGCAGCCAGGCCGCGCTGGGGTACGACTACCTGATCAACGCAACGGGTTCACCCCGCGCGACGAAACGGCTTGAATCGACCCTGCTGGCCAACCTGCTGCAACGGGGCATGGCCGTCGAGCACCCGCTGGGTGGCATCGCCGTGGACCGGCACAACTACGAAGTAATCGGCCGCTTCCCCGGCAAGACGCGGCTGCATGCGATGGGTGAGCTGACCACGGGCACGTTCTTCTTTACCAGCGCACTCGATATCAATGCGCGCCATGCGAGGAACTGCGCGACGGCGTTTGCGGCGTCGGTCTTCCGCCAGGACTCGGTCGGGATGGAGCAGGCTGCTGCCGCCGGATGA
- a CDS encoding acyl CoA:acetate/3-ketoacid CoA transferase, with amino-acid sequence MKIISASAAAQLVRDHWTVVPGGFGSCGHPDTLTAALRERFQETGRPRNLSLLFGAGPGDKAGQGVDSLALPGLVARAIGGFWGLCPALAGMARDGAIEAHNWPQGVISKLFGVIASGEPGLLTHVGLDTFVDPALEGGVIDSRSSQPLVEKLRFKGRSQLFYPAPRVDCALLRGTACDPDGNIIFSEETSHMDALAQAQAAHNCGGIVIVQVKRLLDGPVADYRDVKIPGFLVDYVVLAPENRHPQTYGTFFDPAYTGKAAARGRESGKHFPLAKRIVVHRAALELANHPGANVNLGIGIPALIGAQARELGLIDFTLTVESGLIGGVPDEGLSFGAVRHPRAVIEQSALFDFYDGGGIDLAFLGFAQVDAAGNVNVSKFNGRIVGSGGFINISQSARHIVFCGTLTADGLQVEIAGGRLRIVREGRTRKFHAHVAQLTFSGRQAAANGKEVLYVTERAVFRLGARGLELTELAPGIDVAAIRNVVDCDFHVAAKLRPMAGFAAIQSN; translated from the coding sequence ATGAAAATCATTTCGGCATCTGCGGCAGCGCAGCTTGTTCGCGATCACTGGACCGTCGTCCCGGGCGGTTTCGGCAGCTGCGGCCATCCCGACACGCTGACCGCAGCGCTGCGGGAACGCTTCCAGGAGACCGGCCGACCGCGCAACCTGTCCCTGCTGTTCGGCGCAGGCCCCGGCGACAAGGCGGGGCAGGGCGTCGACTCCCTGGCCCTGCCCGGTCTCGTCGCACGGGCGATCGGCGGCTTCTGGGGATTGTGCCCGGCGCTCGCCGGCATGGCACGGGACGGCGCGATCGAAGCGCACAACTGGCCGCAAGGCGTCATCAGCAAGCTGTTCGGCGTCATCGCATCCGGCGAGCCGGGCCTGCTGACGCACGTGGGGCTCGATACGTTTGTCGATCCCGCGCTGGAGGGCGGCGTGATCGACAGCCGGAGTTCGCAGCCGCTGGTGGAAAAGCTGCGCTTCAAGGGCCGCAGCCAGCTGTTCTATCCGGCCCCGCGCGTCGACTGCGCACTGCTGCGCGGCACCGCCTGCGATCCGGACGGGAACATCATCTTCTCCGAGGAGACGTCCCATATGGATGCGCTGGCGCAGGCGCAGGCGGCGCACAACTGCGGCGGTATCGTCATCGTGCAGGTCAAGCGCCTGCTCGACGGTCCCGTGGCCGATTACCGCGACGTGAAAATCCCCGGGTTTCTCGTCGACTACGTGGTGCTGGCGCCGGAAAACCGCCACCCGCAAACCTACGGCACGTTTTTCGATCCCGCGTATACCGGCAAGGCCGCGGCGCGCGGGAGGGAATCGGGCAAGCATTTCCCGCTCGCCAAACGCATCGTCGTCCATCGCGCCGCGCTGGAGCTGGCGAATCACCCCGGCGCCAATGTGAACCTGGGGATCGGCATCCCGGCGCTGATCGGTGCGCAGGCGCGAGAGCTGGGCCTGATTGACTTCACGCTGACGGTCGAATCGGGCCTGATCGGCGGCGTACCGGACGAAGGGCTGTCGTTCGGGGCCGTGCGCCATCCGCGCGCGGTGATCGAGCAGTCCGCGCTGTTCGACTTCTATGACGGCGGTGGCATCGATCTGGCCTTCCTCGGCTTCGCGCAGGTGGATGCGGCGGGCAACGTCAACGTCAGCAAATTCAATGGCCGCATCGTCGGCTCGGGCGGCTTTATCAATATCTCGCAGTCGGCCAGGCACATCGTCTTTTGCGGCACGTTGACGGCCGACGGTCTGCAGGTCGAGATCGCCGGCGGGCGGCTCCGCATCGTGCGGGAAGGGCGCACCCGCAAATTCCACGCGCACGTCGCGCAGCTCACCTTCAGCGGCCGGCAGGCGGCGGCCAACGGCAAGGAAGTCCTGTACGTGACGGAACGGGCTGTTTTCCGGCTGGGCGCGCGCGGGCTTGAACTGACCGAGCTTGCGCCCGGCATCGACGTTGCCGCCATTCGCAACGTCGTGGACTGCGATTTCCACGTCGCTGCGAAGCTGCGGCCGATGGCCGGCTTCGCAGCGATTCAATCCAATTAG
- a CDS encoding cupin domain-containing protein, translating into MTTPEASDKVLKMAVGAVALPDIEFHEYQPGLRKRVLIHPLFDNTKDDPAGSDAALIRYLPGAFTPRHLHMGYEMVFVLQGDYIENDVTFAPGSLIVRAPGTTHEMRSNHGCTILAMRDVPVKQLT; encoded by the coding sequence ATGACTACACCGGAAGCATCTGACAAGGTCCTGAAAATGGCGGTCGGGGCGGTTGCGCTGCCCGACATCGAGTTCCATGAATACCAGCCCGGCTTGCGCAAACGGGTACTGATTCATCCGCTGTTCGACAACACAAAGGACGACCCGGCCGGCTCCGATGCGGCGCTGATCCGCTATCTCCCGGGCGCCTTCACACCGCGCCACCTGCATATGGGCTACGAGATGGTGTTCGTACTCCAGGGCGACTACATCGAAAACGACGTCACCTTTGCGCCCGGCTCGCTGATCGTGCGCGCGCCCGGTACCACCCACGAGATGCGCTCGAACCACGGCTGCACGATCCTGGCCATGCGCGACGTGCCGGTCAAGCAGCTCACGTGA
- a CDS encoding TetR/AcrR family transcriptional regulator, with translation MRRVIEKFDLVDIAAKLFRMKGYSATSIDDIARACGLTKGSLYHHFSGKEELAVAALEQVHQFYRDSIFTIVRDAEDPSVKELETFNLAVEKFFTEHPHGCLLANLSLEIGGSYEQFSPKIRRFFEEWQDCYMIVFSRYFPADEARHRAADAVAIVQGCILMNRIWHDVAPLRRQHAAMLERCATATLS, from the coding sequence ATGCGCAGAGTCATCGAAAAATTCGATCTGGTCGATATCGCGGCAAAGCTGTTCCGCATGAAGGGCTATTCGGCAACCAGCATCGACGATATCGCCAGGGCGTGCGGGCTGACCAAGGGCAGCCTGTATCACCATTTCTCCGGCAAGGAAGAGCTGGCTGTTGCCGCGCTGGAGCAGGTGCACCAGTTCTACCGCGACAGCATTTTCACCATCGTTCGCGACGCGGAAGATCCGTCGGTGAAGGAACTGGAGACGTTCAATCTTGCCGTGGAAAAATTCTTTACCGAGCATCCGCACGGCTGCCTGTTGGCCAACCTGAGCCTGGAAATCGGCGGTTCGTACGAACAGTTCAGCCCGAAAATAAGGCGCTTCTTCGAGGAATGGCAGGACTGCTACATGATCGTGTTCTCGCGCTACTTCCCCGCGGACGAAGCGCGCCATCGTGCCGCGGACGCGGTCGCCATCGTGCAAGGCTGCATCCTGATGAACCGCATCTGGCACGACGTGGCCCCGTTGCGACGCCAGCATGCCGCCATGCTGGAACGCTGCGCCACCGCCACCCTCAGCTGA
- a CDS encoding HPP family protein has protein sequence MYAFLNKLRGDRADLPPKPSGRNVLLAWLGGFLAIAAVAALTDVMSAVLVLGSFGASCVLVFGYPDVPFSQPRNVIAGHLFSSAIGLAFLHVFGPSWWAVALAVGTAIAVMMVTRTVHPPAGSNPVIVFLSQPGWSFLLFPTLIGALVIVGVALAYNNATRSARYPKYW, from the coding sequence ATGTACGCGTTCCTGAATAAACTGCGCGGCGACCGGGCCGACCTTCCGCCGAAACCAAGCGGCCGCAACGTGCTGCTGGCATGGCTCGGCGGCTTTCTTGCCATCGCCGCCGTGGCGGCGCTGACGGACGTGATGTCTGCCGTCCTGGTGCTGGGCTCGTTCGGTGCGTCGTGCGTGCTGGTGTTCGGCTACCCGGACGTGCCGTTCTCGCAGCCGCGCAATGTCATTGCCGGCCACCTGTTCAGCTCCGCCATCGGCCTGGCGTTCCTGCACGTGTTCGGGCCGTCGTGGTGGGCCGTTGCGCTGGCAGTCGGTACCGCGATTGCCGTCATGATGGTCACGCGCACCGTGCATCCGCCGGCCGGATCGAACCCGGTGATCGTCTTCCTGTCGCAGCCCGGCTGGAGCTTCCTGCTGTTCCCCACGCTGATCGGCGCGCTGGTGATCGTCGGCGTCGCCCTGGCGTACAACAATGCGACGCGCAGCGCGCGGTATCCGAAATACTGGTGA